Proteins encoded in a region of the Panicum hallii strain FIL2 chromosome 3, PHallii_v3.1, whole genome shotgun sequence genome:
- the LOC112884189 gene encoding transcription initiation factor IIB-like, with translation MEYSAPIDMRAAAEEAALPRKRGRGAVAPPPGLPRTAEEGPASGLKRMRGTVTLSLGTPEEPAVPPSVGGAAAFSLEAEEEPAMRGAAQARGRAASEGGCRAIADMAVRLGVAPGVRDRALEVYRGLEEGKGKAHHYYTKGAGRSGDALYAACLYVACRSAGAPRTFKELAAATRGGAASRKDIGKLLTFIRKRFGDDAGGEAMAIGVVRAADYMERFGSLLGMGEEEVRVVQEAARRIQDQLDVRRNPDSTAAAIIYMAMQRRPGAGRSIRDVSTATGVADNTIKQAYRELYPHAQLLFG, from the coding sequence ATGGAGTACTCGGCGCCGATCGACATGCGCGCCGCGGCCGAAGAAGCCGCCCTGCCGAGGAAGCGGGGGCGGGGCGCCGTCGCTCCGCCTCCGGGGCTGCCGAGGACAGCGGAGGAGGGACCAGCATCCGGCCTGAAGAGGATGCGCGGCACCGTGACTCTCTCGCTGGGGACGCCGGAGGAACCCGCGGTGCCGCCGTCggtgggcggcgccgcggcctTCTCgctggaggcggaggaggagcccgCGATGCGCGGGGCCGCGCAGGCCCGCGGGAGGGCGGCGTCCGAGGGGGGGTGCCGCGCCATCGCCGACATGGCGGTCCGGCTCGGGGTCGCGCCCGGCGTGCGGGACCGGGCCCTGGAGGTGTACCGGGGGCTGGAGGAGGGCAAGGGCAAGGCGCACCACTACTACACCAAGGGCGCCGGGCGGAGCGGTGACGCGCTGTACGCGGCGTGCCTCTACGTGGCGTGCCGCAGCGCGGGCGCGCCGCGGACGTTCAAGGAGCTGGCcgcggcgacgcgcggcggcgcggcgtccaGGAAGGACATCGGCAAGCTCCTCACGTTCATCAGGAAGCGGTTCGGGGACGACGCCGGCGGGGAGGCCATGGCCATCGGCGTGGTGCGCGCGGCCGACTACATGGAGCGCTTCGGCTCGCTGCTCGGGAtgggggaggaggaggtgcgcgtggtgcaggaggcggcgcggaggatACAGGACCAGCTCGACGTGCGGCGCAACCCGGACTCCACCGCGGCCGCCATCATCTACATGGCCATGCAGCGGAGGCCCGGCGCCGGGAGGTCGATCCGGGACGTGTCCACGGCCACCGGCGTCGCCGACAACACCATCAAGCAGGCGTACAGGGAGCTGTACCCGCACGCCCAGCTGCTCTTCGGTTGA